A genome region from Prionailurus bengalensis isolate Pbe53 chromosome B4, Fcat_Pben_1.1_paternal_pri, whole genome shotgun sequence includes the following:
- the FOXRED2 gene encoding FAD-dependent oxidoreductase domain-containing protein 2 isoform X2, which yields MSLLAAAGLWGPPGLLLTFALHPALCLRPAPTSGPLHRDYCVLGAGPAGLQMAYFLQRAGRDYAVFERAPRPGSFFTRYPRHRKLISINKRHTGKANAEFNLRHDWNSLLSHDPRLLFRHYSSAYFPDAGDMVRYLDDFADRLGLHVLYNTTIAHVTLNKDRQAWNGHYFILTDQMGHAHRCSVLLVATGLSVPNQVDFPGSEYTEGYESVSVDPKDFEGQNVLILGRGNSAFETAENILGVTNFIHMLSRSRVRLSWATHYVGDLRAINNGLLDTYQLKSLDGLLESDLTDLAIVKDREGKFRVTLKFFLEEGNQSTDAITLPQDDNDNFAMRVAYDRVIRCLGWNFDFSIFDKSLRLSSGGEFSKKYPLVKASYESKGSRGLFVLGTASHSVDYRKSAGGFIHGFRYTARAVHRLLEHRHHGVAWPSTEHPVSQLTSSIVRRINEASGLYQMFGVLADVVLLKEAGGEVPPCRLGPASAHGHPPHRGRFLDGLDRPGGAHLTSEALPGELFGHRSAKLLCRVLLPVCPNTPEAASLLPAGVPENAGAHGN from the exons ATGAGCCTCTTGGCCGCGGCCGGGCTGTGGGGCCCGCCCGGGCTGCTCCTGACCTTCGCCCTGCACCCGGCTCTGTGCTTGCGCCCAGCCCCGACCTCGGGGCCCCTGCACCGGGACTACTGCGTCCTGGGCGCCGGGCCCGCGGGCCTGCAGATGGCCTACTTCCTGCAGCGGGCCGGGAGGGACTACGCGGTGTTTGAGCGCGCCCCGCGGCCCGGCAGCTTCTTCACGCGCTACCCACGCCACCGCAAGCTCATCAGCATCAACAAGCGGCACACGGGCAAGGCCAACGCCGAGTTCAACCTCCGCCACGACTGGAACTCTCTGCTCAGCCACGACCCCCGGCTGCTCTTCAGACACTACTCCAGCGCCTACTTCCCCGATGCGGGCGACATGGTGCGCTACCTGGATGACTTCGCAGACAGGCTGGGGCTCCACGTGCTGTACAACACGACCATTGCCCACGTCACTCTGAACAAGGATCGGCAGGCCTGGAACGGCCATTACTTCATCCTGACGGACCAGATGGGCCATGCACACCGGTGCAG cGTCCTTCTGGTAGCCACCGGTTTGTCGGTCCCCAACCAGGTTGACTTCCCGGGCTCCGAATACACGGAGGGATACGAGTCTGTCTCCGTGGACCCCAAGGACTTCGAGGGTCAGAATGTGCTGATCCTGGGGCGGGGGAACTCTGCCTTTGAGACCGCAGAGAACATCTTGGGTGTCACCAACTTCATCCACATGCTGAGTCGCTCCCGCGTCCGGCTGTCCTGGGCCACCCACTATGTTGGAGACCTCAG GGCCATCAACAACGGCCTGCTGGACACCTACCAGCTGAAGTCCTTGGACGGGTTGCTGGAGTCCGACCTGACGGATCTGGCCATCGTGAAGGACCGTGAGGGCAAGTTCCGCGTCACCCTGAAGTTCTTCCTGGAGGAAGGCAACCAGAGCACCGACGCCATCACCCTCCCCCAGGACGACAATGACAACTTCGCCATGCGCGTGGCCTACGACCGGGTCATCCGCTGCCTGGGCTGGAACTTCGACTTCTCCATTTTCGATAA GTCCCTCCGACTGTCTTCTGGAGGTGAGTTCAGCAAGAAGTACCCGCTGGTGAAAGCTAGCTATGAGTCCAAAGGAAGCCGGGGTCTCTTTGTCCTGGGTACCGCCAGCCACTCAGTGGATTACCGGAAATCAGCCGGGGGCTTCATTCATGGATTCCGATACACAG CGCGTGCCGTCCACCGCCTGCTGGAGCATCGCCACCACGGCGTCGCCTGGCCCTCCACCGAGCACCCCGTCTCACAGCTGACGAGCTCCATCGTCCGGCGCATCAACGAGGCTTCTGGGCTCTACCAGATGTTCGGCGTGCTGGCCGATGTCGTCCTGCTGAAGGA AGCAGGAGGTGAGGTTCCGCCCTGCCGACTGGGCCCTGCCTCGGCCCACGGCCATCCACCACATCGTGGAAGATTTCTTGACGGACTGGACCGCCCCGGTGGGGCACATCTTACCTCTGAGGCGCTTCCTGGAGAACTGTTTGGACACCGATCTGCGAAGCTTCTATGCAG AGTCCTGCTTCCTGTTTGCCCTAACACACCAGAAGCTGCCTCCCTTCTGCCAGCAGGGGTACCTGAGAACGCAGGGGCTCATGGGAACTGA
- the TXN2 gene encoding thioredoxin, mitochondrial translates to MAQRLLLRRFLASIISRKPPQGRWAPLTSRAVRCSPGDLTVTPSQARSIYTTRVCTTTFNIQDGPDFQDRVVNSETPVVVDFHAQWCGPCKILGPRLEKVVAKQHGKVVMAKVDIDDHTDLALEYEVSAVPTVLAIKNGDVVDKFVGIKDEDQLEAFLKKLIG, encoded by the exons ATGGCTCAGCGACTTCTCCTGAGGAGGTTCCTGGCCTCCATCATCTCCAGGAAACCGCCTCAGGGTCGGTGGGCACCCCTCACCTCCAGGGCCGTGCGGTGCAGTCCTGGTGACCTCACAGTAACACCCAGCCAAGCCCGGTCAATATACACCACCAGAGTCTGCACAACGACCTTTAATATCCAGGATGGACCTGACTTTCAAGACCGAGTTGTCAACAGTGAAACACCAGTGGTTGTGGATTTTCACGCACA GTGGTGTGGCCCGTGCAAGATCCTGGGGCCAAGGTTAGAGAAGGTGGTGGCCAAGCAGCATGGAAAAGTGGTGATGGCCAAGGTGGATATTGACGACCACACAGACCTCGCCCTAGAATATGAG GTGTCCGCCGTGCCGACCGTGCTGGCCATCAAGAACGGGGATGTGGTGGACAAGTTCGTGGGCATCAAGGACGAGGACCAGCTGGAGGCCTTCCTGAAGAAGCTGATTGGCTGA
- the FOXRED2 gene encoding FAD-dependent oxidoreductase domain-containing protein 2 isoform X1 → MSLLAAAGLWGPPGLLLTFALHPALCLRPAPTSGPLHRDYCVLGAGPAGLQMAYFLQRAGRDYAVFERAPRPGSFFTRYPRHRKLISINKRHTGKANAEFNLRHDWNSLLSHDPRLLFRHYSSAYFPDAGDMVRYLDDFADRLGLHVLYNTTIAHVTLNKDRQAWNGHYFILTDQMGHAHRCSVLLVATGLSVPNQVDFPGSEYTEGYESVSVDPKDFEGQNVLILGRGNSAFETAENILGVTNFIHMLSRSRVRLSWATHYVGDLRAINNGLLDTYQLKSLDGLLESDLTDLAIVKDREGKFRVTLKFFLEEGNQSTDAITLPQDDNDNFAMRVAYDRVIRCLGWNFDFSIFDKSLRLSSGGEFSKKYPLVKASYESKGSRGLFVLGTASHSVDYRKSAGGFIHGFRYTARAVHRLLEHRHHGVAWPSTEHPVSQLTSSIVRRINEASGLYQMFGVLADVVLLKENATAFEYLEELPVQMLAQLETITGRRARHGLFVINMEYGRNFSGPDKDVFFHDRSVGHTEDAWQSNFLHPVIYYYRHLPTEQEVRFRPADWALPRPTAIHHIVEDFLTDWTAPVGHILPLRRFLENCLDTDLRSFYAESCFLFALTHQKLPPFCQQGYLRTQGLMGTESLRRHGEEHRFPQGYATVGRRREDGAQGPEGGPLAPGPPLLQPHDSNKEEL, encoded by the exons ATGAGCCTCTTGGCCGCGGCCGGGCTGTGGGGCCCGCCCGGGCTGCTCCTGACCTTCGCCCTGCACCCGGCTCTGTGCTTGCGCCCAGCCCCGACCTCGGGGCCCCTGCACCGGGACTACTGCGTCCTGGGCGCCGGGCCCGCGGGCCTGCAGATGGCCTACTTCCTGCAGCGGGCCGGGAGGGACTACGCGGTGTTTGAGCGCGCCCCGCGGCCCGGCAGCTTCTTCACGCGCTACCCACGCCACCGCAAGCTCATCAGCATCAACAAGCGGCACACGGGCAAGGCCAACGCCGAGTTCAACCTCCGCCACGACTGGAACTCTCTGCTCAGCCACGACCCCCGGCTGCTCTTCAGACACTACTCCAGCGCCTACTTCCCCGATGCGGGCGACATGGTGCGCTACCTGGATGACTTCGCAGACAGGCTGGGGCTCCACGTGCTGTACAACACGACCATTGCCCACGTCACTCTGAACAAGGATCGGCAGGCCTGGAACGGCCATTACTTCATCCTGACGGACCAGATGGGCCATGCACACCGGTGCAG cGTCCTTCTGGTAGCCACCGGTTTGTCGGTCCCCAACCAGGTTGACTTCCCGGGCTCCGAATACACGGAGGGATACGAGTCTGTCTCCGTGGACCCCAAGGACTTCGAGGGTCAGAATGTGCTGATCCTGGGGCGGGGGAACTCTGCCTTTGAGACCGCAGAGAACATCTTGGGTGTCACCAACTTCATCCACATGCTGAGTCGCTCCCGCGTCCGGCTGTCCTGGGCCACCCACTATGTTGGAGACCTCAG GGCCATCAACAACGGCCTGCTGGACACCTACCAGCTGAAGTCCTTGGACGGGTTGCTGGAGTCCGACCTGACGGATCTGGCCATCGTGAAGGACCGTGAGGGCAAGTTCCGCGTCACCCTGAAGTTCTTCCTGGAGGAAGGCAACCAGAGCACCGACGCCATCACCCTCCCCCAGGACGACAATGACAACTTCGCCATGCGCGTGGCCTACGACCGGGTCATCCGCTGCCTGGGCTGGAACTTCGACTTCTCCATTTTCGATAA GTCCCTCCGACTGTCTTCTGGAGGTGAGTTCAGCAAGAAGTACCCGCTGGTGAAAGCTAGCTATGAGTCCAAAGGAAGCCGGGGTCTCTTTGTCCTGGGTACCGCCAGCCACTCAGTGGATTACCGGAAATCAGCCGGGGGCTTCATTCATGGATTCCGATACACAG CGCGTGCCGTCCACCGCCTGCTGGAGCATCGCCACCACGGCGTCGCCTGGCCCTCCACCGAGCACCCCGTCTCACAGCTGACGAGCTCCATCGTCCGGCGCATCAACGAGGCTTCTGGGCTCTACCAGATGTTCGGCGTGCTGGCCGATGTCGTCCTGCTGAAGGA GAACGCCACGGCGTTTGAGTACCTGGAGGAGCTCCCCGTGCAGATGCTGGCCCAGCTGGAGACCATCACAGGAAGGAGGGCCAGGCACGGGCTCTTCGTCATCAACATGGAGTATGGCAGAAATTTCTCTGGGCCCGACAAGGACGTCTTCTTTCATGACCGGTCCGTGGGGCACACGGAAGACGCGTGGCAGTCCAACTTCCTCCACCCCGTCATCTACTACTATAGGCACCTCCCCACTG AGCAGGAGGTGAGGTTCCGCCCTGCCGACTGGGCCCTGCCTCGGCCCACGGCCATCCACCACATCGTGGAAGATTTCTTGACGGACTGGACCGCCCCGGTGGGGCACATCTTACCTCTGAGGCGCTTCCTGGAGAACTGTTTGGACACCGATCTGCGAAGCTTCTATGCAG AGTCCTGCTTCCTGTTTGCCCTAACACACCAGAAGCTGCCTCCCTTCTGCCAGCAGGGGTACCTGAGAACGCAGGGGCTCATGGGAACTGAGAGCCTCCGGCGGCACGGAGAGGAGCACAGGTTCCCGCAGGGCTATGCCACCGTGGGCAGGCGCCGCGAGGACGGGGCCCAGGGGCCCGAGGGTGGCCCCCTGGCCCCAGGGCCTCCGCTGCTCCAGCCCCACGACAGCAACAAGGAAGAGTTGTGA